A stretch of the Medicago truncatula cultivar Jemalong A17 chromosome 5, MtrunA17r5.0-ANR, whole genome shotgun sequence genome encodes the following:
- the LOC11416706 gene encoding probable rRNA-processing protein EBP2 homolog, translating to MEVPLVNGDPMIDDETEDLDEEMSPFESDSEEDVKLAEPSKTAVNNRDAILDKLGDISWPENVDWKHKLSIDIDQGQEVDVNDDLARELSFYTQALEGTRQAFEKLESMGLPFLRPADYYAEMVKGDSHMEKVKSRLLDEKRKMEEADERRKAREAKRLSKEVQSQKLKERAKQKKDDIESVKKWRKQRQQSGFADGADAPDKSLSFEDGKVFERSKKKRPGVSPGDRSGGKAKQAMGKGKKPQKKRDTKNAKFGFGGRKGSKKQNTADTTNDFGGFSKGSAAGNKRKR from the coding sequence ATGGAGGTGCCTTTGGTTAACGGTGATCCAATGATTGACGATGAAACTGAAGATTTGGATGAGGAAATGTCACCGTTTGAATCAGATTCGGAAGAAGATGTCAAATTAGCTGAACCATCTAAAACTGCAGTGAATAACAGAGATGCTATATTAGATAAACTTGGAGACATAAGCTGGCCTGAGAATGTGGATTGGAAGCACAAACTCTCCATTGATATTGATCAAGGGCAGGAAGTAGATGTGAATGATGACTTGGCACGTGAGCTATCGTTTTATACGCAGGCATTGGAGGGAACTAGACAGGCCTTTGAAAAGCTTGAGTCGATGGGTCTCCCTTTCCTGAGACCTGCCGACTATTACGCAGAAATGGTGAAGGGAGATAGCCACATGGAAAAGGTGAAAAGTCGGCTATTAGATGAGAAGCGGAAGATGGAGGAAGCTGATGAGAGAAGAAAGGCCAGGGAAGCGAAGAGATTGTCTAAAGAGGTTCAGTCACAGAAATTGAAAGAAAGGGCCAAGCAGAAAAAGGATGACATTGAATCTGTTAAGAAGTGGAGGAAGCAGAGACAACAGAGTGGGTTTGCTGACGGAGCCGATGCTCCAGATAAGTCTTTGAGCTTTGAGGATGGAAAAGTGTTTGAGAGATCAAAGAAAAAGAGGCCTGGAGTGTCTCCAGGCGATCGGTCAGGAGGTAAGGCAAAGCAAGCTATGGGAAAGGGAAAGAAGCCGCAAAAGAAAAGAGATACTAAGAATGCCAAATTTGGTTTTGGAGGCCGGAAGGGTTCAAAGAAGCAGAATACAGCTGACACAACTAATGATTTTGGCGGATTCAGTAAGGGTTCTGCTGCtggaaataagagaaagagataa